tctcaaTTCAAAATAGTCCTATTGGGAGCCAAGTTGCAAATGGGAGAAAGGGGAGCAAACCCAGACTCAGGCTCACAAAAGCCTGGCAACCCCACTCAGTGAATTTCATTGCTAAGGAAGATTCGACCCAGCAACAGGATCCAGGAGCCACAGAAGGCAGATAAGCCATTGTCCTTTGGGGTTTAGTTGGTTAAGGAGTTCACCATTGTAATTAAGCCCACTGTTGCTTGGTAACCCCCAAACTAGAACCTGGATGCCCCATATTACCCTTTTGGTCCTCCCATCAACCAAAGATAGATGCAATTTTCCAGTCAGCTGTAGAGTGGTTCATAGATTTTAATGACTCACAGAAGGATGTTTGTCTTCTCACATTAGATGTTCAGATGTCCCTTGTTCCCTTGCTCCCTTGTTCCCTTCTCTACTCCTACTCCCACTACCCGCTCCACAGTCCTGGCAATAGACAGGTCAGGGCGGTGGCTGCTGCAGCCAAAATGCATGCAGGGGCCACATGGCTTGCCACGGCGCTGTTGCACAGGTCTCCCAGGTAGCAGTCCCTGTGGGCTGGATAAGTCACGTCTCCCACTGACTCTGTCTCCAGTTGATTGCAATGATGGGCTGCGATGCAGGCTGGATGTTGGCGAATCAAGGTCACTGGGgctgagagagagaatgaaactGGGGTGTTGGACACCTGGCTTCAGGACTTGCCTTCTGGGGCAGAGCAGCTGTGATTTCAAGGAGCCCAAAGGGATTTTCAGTCCCCTCAAAAAACACCTCCCTGaaaccaagtgatcaaagttaatgCATTGACCTTGTAAACTCCTGAtgtgatgcagcaagaaggaTGCAACATCACTTCTGCAGTACTCTTGCTTAAAATGCATGACCTCAATCTCATCATGGCAAATATCAGATAAATATAAATCAAgggacattctataaaataatttttagtatttcaaGTATacgtacttttcttttttttttttttgagacggagtttcactcttgttgcccagctggagtgcaatggtgtgatcttggctcaccgcaacctccacctcttgggttcaagcaattctcctgcctcagattcccgagtagctgggattacaggcatgcaccaccatacccggctaattttgtatttttagtagagacgggatttctccatgttgatcaggctggtctcgaactcccgacctcaggttatccacccgcctcggcctcccaaagtgctgggattacaggcgtgagccactgcatccagcatgtaatttttttaatctaaaaatgattttatttaattttagagaaaagatcttgctctctcactcaggctggagtgtggtggcgcaatcatagctcactatagcctcgaattcctgggctcaagtaatcctcctgcctcagcctctcaggaagctgagattacaggtgtgtgccaccatgcctggctaattttttaaaaacattttttgtagagatgggggtctccctttgctgcccaggctgctgtcaaactcctgacctcgggcgactcttctgccttggcctcccaaagtgctgggattacaagtgtgtgccaccaagcctagcctaaaaattattatcattattttttttgagacagggtctcattttgttccccaggctggagtgtagtggcatgatcatggctcgttgtagcttcaacctcccaggctcaagcgatcctccctcttcagccccctgagtagctaggactacaagcatgtgccaccacacccaactaattttttaatctgttttttttttttttttttttttttttttttgtagagacagggtctccctatgttgctcaggttggtctctcaactcctgggctcaagtagtcctcccaccttggcctcctaaagtgctgggattacaggtgtgagtcactgcaccggccctaaaagtaattttttaaactccaggtataaaataatttatcaggGCTCTTCAAATGTGTCagggtcatgaaagacaaagaaaaacagaactggCACAGATCAGAGGAGACTAAGAAGACATGAGAGCTAAATGCAATGTAGGATCTTGCTAAATCAAATAAAGTCTGTAGATTAGTTAGTAGTATTGTATCAATGTTATTTTGTGATTTTGATAATTGTGctatggttatgtaagatgttagcATTAGGAGAAGTTGAGTATTTCTGCAACTTTTCTGTCAAtccaaaattatgttaaaataaaatattaaaaacatgtacacacacacacacacacacccctccctgaTCCTTAACTAATGCCGAAAATTTGAAGTTTGGTTTTAACTTTGGCCTTTCAGGGCCAGAGTTCTTCATTTGTGAGCTAATGGGCCTATGAGATTCTTTTAGGAGAATAAGGAGGTAGGGAGGTGGGGGCACAAGGACTGTGGGCCTCTCAGGAGCTCCGTGCCAGGAGCCAGAAGGGGTATAGACTGCTCTCCTCTAATAGCCACACCATCTGCCCAGAGCCAGACTGAGCCTGGAgggttctggaagccagaaggatTGACGTGGGGCTGCAGGCAGGAAAAGGCTGCgggaagagagagaaactgaggactCACGGTTTCCAGGTAGCTTGATCTGTTCCAGGCCTGGCTGGGGTCTGCCCTCGCCACAGGTGGTCACGGCCTCTTTGCAAGAACTGCTGGAGCTTCCACCACAGTTGTAGCACCGCATTCGGTTTCCTGGCAGGAGAAAAGAGGCGCTGGACCTGGGCCCTCGGTGGAGCTGGCTGGCAGAAGGCCTGTGTGAGAAGCTAGCTGGCCGCCTCCTTACCCAAGGCAGCTCCTAGCAGGGAGCTGAGAAAGATCCCAACAAACTGGGGTTTCATCGCAGTCTGCCCGTGTCAGGATCGCCTCTACCTCCTGcccacccccctccccagcccGGCTCTGCCCGCCTTATATCCCCCTTGCCTCGAGCTTTATAGGGCtataaaaaaggaggaaagagtcTCCCCCAGCAGGCACCAAGGGCCCCAGTGGGGACAGGGAGGGGCCCCACAGCATGCTCTCAGCATCCTCTGGAGTCCTCAAACTCCTTTATCCTCAGCAGCAGTCTGTGGACCAAGAAGAACCCTGGGGATCCCTGATACCCTTTCACAGGGTCCTTGAGGGTCTTCCTTTTGCAACTATCTGTGTAAGgtcagattttcttcatatactggATTTCAATGAAAACAACATATCCCAACAgactgaatgcagaagcagataggAAAACCCAGGCATCTCCCACGAAGCCTGACATTAGAttcacaaaaatgtaaaacaatgctcAGCTTCTCACTGTGCTGTGGAGAAAGAATAGTTATTTTTCACAAAACTGTATTTTGTTagcatgtaatattttattatttttattgtttaaataaatcaataaatacctACTTTAAAtgatctgttttaatttttaatgtagtaAATATTGATATAACCTCATAAAGAAAAGCTCTTCAGAGTCTTAAGTAACTTTGAAAAGTGTAAAGAGGTCCTGAGATCAATGTTTTTGAGAAGAGCTGCTCTCCTGGGCACCTGTGTCTCCCCTATCTTCACTCTCTGTTCCTAGTCTTATTCCTCCTGGTACATGCTGGCTCTGATTCCCCAGATGGGCCTTCCTCCTTCCCAATCTCTTCAACCCCAGCCTTCCAGGCTGTATCACCACCCCCCTACCCCAAATCCCATCCATGCCTTCCTTTCTAGTGATTTCTCCCCAGTGCAAGCACATCCGGCAGGCCCTCCAGCCCTACCCGTGGTTATTTCTTTCCTCCAAGGTAGTAAAGCTGGCAGGGATAATTACAGGGTAGGAATGTTGAAGCTTGAGGGGATCAAAGGGATCTGAAGCTGGGTGGGGTCCGCCCTTACACAGCTGGgctttgtgtgtgcgtgtgggtgggtgggtggcggTATTGTTGATTCTACACTCAAACAGATCCACGCCAGGGCTGTTTAGGAGGGTGACTTTGAGAGACATGAAAGCACTGAGGgggaaagacagagaaaacaaaGACAGAGAAGCTGAGAGAGCCAGGGAGCAGCTTGAGacatggggagggagggagaggagtagGAGGGAAGGCGACAGACACAACTCAGGAGCAGGAGAGGAAGCTGAGTTACAGAGAAAACACGCTGAGAGAGCAGAGGAGACCCTCCAGGCA
The window above is part of the Symphalangus syndactylus isolate Jambi chromosome 23, NHGRI_mSymSyn1-v2.1_pri, whole genome shotgun sequence genome. Proteins encoded here:
- the LY6G6D gene encoding lymphocyte antigen 6 complex locus protein G6d isoform X2, which codes for MDGGNRMRCYNCGGSSSSSCKEAVTTCGEGRPQPGLEQIKLPGNPPVTLIRQHPACIAAHHCNQLETESVGDVTYPAHRDCYLGDLCNSAVASHVAPACILAAAATALTCLLPGLWSG
- the LY6G6D gene encoding lymphocyte antigen 6 complex locus protein G6d isoform X1, with translation MKPQFVGIFLSSLLGAALGNRMRCYNCGGSSSSSCKEAVTTCGEGRPQPGLEQIKLPGNPPVTLIRQHPACIAAHHCNQLETESVGDVTYPAHRDCYLGDLCNSAVASHVAPACILAAAATALTCLLPGLWSG
- the LY6G6D gene encoding lymphocyte antigen 6 complex locus protein G6d isoform X3 — translated: MRCYNCGGSSSSSCKEAVTTCGEGRPQPGLEQIKLPGNPPVTLIRQHPACIAAHHCNQLETESVGDVTYPAHRDCYLGDLCNSAVASHVAPACILAAAATALTCLLPGLWSG